In Trachemys scripta elegans isolate TJP31775 chromosome 21, CAS_Tse_1.0, whole genome shotgun sequence, the DNA window CTGGGGCCACAGCCAAGATCGAGGCCACCGCTAGGTCCACGGAGCCACAgaaagagctgcagctgggggtggggctggaatggaatgggggcagagcagggttgggtggcgcttcctccccaccccttgtgGGGACTGGCCCAGACCCTGccacactcttcccccccccacccccaaatgtggGCACACCCCACGGTTTGGGGACCACCGCCTTAGAAGGATTAGATCAGAGAGAACATATTGCTCCAGAATTAGCTCTAAAGTATACAAATAATTTTGGCTTTGAGACGCTAAGATTCAGATCCAGAAACACCAAATGGATTCCCTGAGATCCAAACTCCATCACTTCAGTGAATTTTGCTTCCTAGATTTTCATAATCGTGATGGTTCTTGGGAAGGGGTAGATGCCATGATAACAGGTGCCTTAGATATCATTACGCTGCCCTCAGCAGCCGTAATGGAGCAGGCACTACAAATAAgtctcaggctgctgctgcttattCCTTTCCCAAGGAAAGCCACATTACCTAGTGCCCAGCAAAAGACTCCCACTGGTGACAAAGGAAGAAGCAACGCTGGCTCCCCACAGGGAGGGAAGAGTCGATATTGCTCTTGGTGAAAAGCAAATGGCTGgcatccaccccctccctgaaAGACTGTTTTAATGACAGGCTCTTGTACCCTGTCTGTAAGGAGGTGCATGATACATTTGTCTCTTTGGGCAACCTGGAGTGAAGAGACAATGTGCAGAtgtgagctgaaatcactgagctaGAAGGGGTGAGTATTTAAGGCTGACCAGTCTACCACTGAGATTGTTCACTTTCAATTTAAGACTCAGTAAGATACAAACCAAGAGGCATTTTCTTCTGTATAAAGCAATCAGTGATTCATCCACCCCTCGGTTGGGTCCTTTCACGAGCAGGGAGGTGTTACTTTGGTAGGCATACACCAGGTAGGTCAGTGCTTCCTGGTACCTTGGAGAAGGAGAAGGGTGTTAGTAGTTCATCACACCAGGTGCCACATAGTCCAAAAGCTGCAGTCAAGCTGTCCACCCAGGCCAGACTCTCCACTTCTTCCCCAACAGAGACAAACACGTCACCTTCTTAACGGTGTTATTTGCTCCCTTCTCTCTTTTTCATTCAGCAAACCTCTCAAGGGCAGCCCCCATACTAGGCAGGTTAGCTTTCCGTATGCCTCAGGGACGCTTTGGCTTTCTGGTTTCAACCCCAACATTTAGACTCTGGTCTAGAATTCCTCTGGTTTCAGTGGGAACTTGGAGATGAAAGACACTATTAGAAGTTTGGAGAACAGTATTTTTCTTGACTCCAGGGTTGTATTTAAAGCTGGTCGAAAAAATTCTGATGAAACATGTTTTCATCCGAACTCGCCAGTTATCTAATTCTAAACGTTTTTTGAGACTGTTCGATTTAAACCAAAGTCCGACAGAGAACCCCCTGACCTGCCCGATTTCCTGCCAACTTACCCACCTACTGGACTACCTGagagcaggaccggctccagggtttttgccgccccaagcggcggggaaaacaaacaaaaaaaaagccacgatcgcaattgTGATCtgcggcactccggcggcagctccactgcactgctttcttcttcggcaggaattcggcggcaggtgcttcccttcgagagggacccgccaccgaacagcccgacatgccgccccaagcacctgtttgctggactggtgcctggagccggccctgcctgagagTCGGGGACCCCAGGGTTTCCGTGGTGCCAGGGCAGCCTGCCGAGCAAGCTCTCTCACAGCCAGGGCTTGAGAATTCCAAAACTTTTAGTTTACATTCCGAACTGGAACAAACCACATTCTGAAATACTGAACTCCTCTGTGAAAAGGAATGATCTTTCTCCATACAGCTGTCTATATGGTATACTGCTTGCAGTATGGGGGGAAAAGCCCAGCTTTTCAGTTCAAAGTTCCAGGGAGCTCTGTTTCTACGTAGGAGTCAAATTGTTTTCAAACACAATGAGAGTTTCACTTTCACCCAACTTTCCCGAGAGCCAAGTAAAGGCAGTTAGTGCGCTAAATCCTCTCTAAGGACCAGAATGCAAAGTTCCGCTCGTGGAAAACAAGCTGGGAACTGTGTAAGAGGCCATATCACAAATCCACTTATTAACTCAGCACAATAGTTACACTCTGGCTCAAGGTCAGCTCTGAGCCTGTACAGCAAGGAGTACTGGCAGGTCAGGAATCAAGTACTTTGGGAAAAGCACAAGGGCCCCCAAATTGCAATACATAGGGTGCTGCATGTCAGGAGCAAGGGGTGCTAACAGAGAAGCAGGCGCTTTTAGGTATCAGTTACCCCATAGCTTCAgccaaaatgtaaatataattaaattaaacctaCTTTCTATTCTGGTAGAGTTCCAACCCTGTCAGCAGGTAAACAGACACCTTGCGAAATAAACTGTAGTCTTCATGCCATTTCTGTTTAGGGTAACAGGGAATATTACAGGTTAGTCAATAACATGCTTTCATGTACCCTACGTCTGGGAcaagtcccccacccccagcaaaacCTGGTATGCTAGCTCATTCAGCCTCTGGCACAGAGAGCTCTTACATGGGACATGAGCTCACTCGAACTGGGGGCAAGTTCTCAACatcccctttgcttccccatacAGCTCAAGAACACATTCACCAAGACAGAGGAGTCTCTGGCAATGTTTAACTCCAAACTGGGAGCACCGAATGAGTCCTCTAGAACAAGTGTGAAAACATAAACAGCTGATGATCTGTTGGGAGGTGCGGGGGAAGAGGTTAGCTACACAGCTCCCATTCTGATCCTATAGACTGACTGTTCCAGGAGCAAGTTAAAGATCCCACAGCACCTTTCAAAAGGGATAGGGCTAAACTGAAACCCCTGTGTCCTGGTCAGAACGCCTCAGGAAACAGCTCCTAATGCTTCTAACTATATAACTTTACCAATGGGTATGTAATAGTTGCTGTGTTTGTTTGCACAGTCAATGCACTGCCACTATCTTGCTCACTGCTTTGGGACACCTCCAGCACTAAGGCattagagaaaaggaaaaaattcgAGTCCCTTACCTTATACTCCTCCATATTCACATCATCAGGGCCAATCTCCTTCAGCTTAGCTCGTGCTACTTGCATAATGCTAATTGACCTGCTCAGTGCAACAGAGAGAGACATTAGAGAATGGCGAAGCTACAGAATCCCAAATCAGAAAGTCATGATAGTGGATCCCCTGGCACAAACCTTTCATCGTAGCTGAGGTTTCTATCTGCAAACTGCTCCAGGAGGGTCCGCTCCACTACCTGCTTGGGAGCATTGTTCCGCAAGAAGTAGATGAGCACGTGTTGCAGCCGGGGGTCATTGTGAGGGGTTGGGGTCTCTTTGGCCAGCAGATACAGTCTGGAGTACTCTTCATGGAATGCCTATCAAAGTCAAGCAAATGCTAAATGCCTATTCTTTATTAGTGCTGCAAATTGAATTTGAAACCTGCAGTGGGAAGGTTGATTACAAGGCTATAACTGTCCTGTAACTTGACAGGATTCGGTGCAGAGATGTCTAACTGCTACTTACATTAGCTGGCAATTGCTTAGGGCATCTTCCATTagttttaggccagaagggaccatgagattgtctagtgtgacctcctgtatgtgATATGCCATTATATATCCTCTGGATAACCCTATGCTGAGCCCAGTAACTTCAGTTAACTACAAGAGACTACACTGTTGTGtgctacaggcagagaacaggagagaccgaggtgccaccaatgcccaaggcccctCTGATGGCAGGGAACTGACTAGGTGAGATAGGCTCAGAAGATACCAGCAGGCAAACCACACCCCATAACGCAATAAAAAGCGAAAAATCCCCAAAGGTCCCTGCCAGGCTGGCTGGGGTCAGAAatgaaatttccccccaaaaaaggtgatcagtatgaccctgagcatgtgagcaagacacactAGCCAGGTTTCTTAGAGGATTTTCTATACCAAAGTCATAGCACATCTCCACCCAACCAATATACCATCTCCACTTTATAAAGATGGCTGAATCATATCAATCTATGCCTTAAGCAAAAACATCACCTTTAAAAAGAGAACCCAAGGGAGGTAGGCACTGgctccactgactttcaatggagttgggtgcctaactctcttaGGCATTTTTGAAGATCCCAGTCCAAGTGCTCATTTTAAGGAACTCTTTAGAGACATCTCAAACCTTTGTTACAATGTGAGAGGAACAAGAATGCAGCTGGCAAAATGTTACTCTGACCAATAATACATGATAGTCAGTAAACCAAAAGCCCCGTCCGATGTTCGTTCTCAATTGCAATTACAGGAAGTCACCGGTGTGATTTAGGACTACCGGAAGCCAATTGGATGGTAGAATGAGTGAATTTTCCTAAGCCCTCTTTTTATTTAACTTCAGTTGTTTGTTTCTCTACAATATCTAGCCCAAACTAGCAATGCCCGCTCTCTGTTCAggaatatttacaatatttatctTTTTCTAGTCCCTCTTCCCATTGCATAAGCTTAGGAGGACATATTTTACAGAAATTCCTACAGTAAGTGTGTACATTTATGGCCCAAATTTAATTACACACCACATATGGCCTGGTTatgattaaaatttaatttttattttctggtgATAATTATATTGAGCACTTATACAGTACCTTCCATTCAAGGGCTCCAAAGTGCTTTTCAGACATAATTAAACCTCACAAGCTCCTGTGAGATAGGTATGGGAAGTATCATTTTTGcacttggggagagagagaagtggagtgATTTGGACAAGGTCCCGCAGCAAGTCATGATCAGAGTTGAGATAAGAACTCAGGTCTCTTAACTCTCAAACTGTTGCTTTAAACAGACTATGGCAAATGCACTTGCTTGACTTTACTCAAGGGATGCATTGACTAATGTGACTAAAGATAAAAACATgcataggtgtttgcaggatttggacTTACACTACCTTCCTAACATGCCCACCCACACCTCCCATTTTCGTTAGATATAAACATTGTGGGGTTGTTCACTTAAATGGACAATATTAGGTCTAATCTGGCCCAAAATGCAGGCTTGGGAAGGGGGCAACAACAGACTTTCCCAAACCTAGAACTACTAGAAATATTTCTATATTATTTGCCTTAGATTCCAACGTTTGTACGTGTGCatacgttttaaacaaaaacactgtGTGCAACCTAAACAGTGCAATTTTGTGCTCAAGCATGAGACGTGAAAGGCAAATCAgagttttgaaaatctttccgTTCTTGCAGTCTAAGGGGTTATCTGTAACACAAGAAaggatgcttataaaatgtaATGGGTTTAGCCTGACAATCTTTCTTTAATAGAGTCCTCTTAGTACAAGTAATGGAGTGGATAAATGGAAACgtggaatagaaaaaaaaaacttagctGAAAAGGAACTgcacaggaagagagagaagtggCCAACTCACATCTGTAACATGTTGAAATAGCACACATTTTTCACTGAAGACGCCAGACTTGTGTgttaagagatttttaaaaaggaaaataaaagggtACCTTAACAAGCCCTGCTTCAGACCCATCCCGGTCAAATGTCTGACGGGCTTTAGCAATAGCCAGGATCACACCCTGCATGGCTGGGCTAAGCATCACCTAccacaagaacaacaaaaaacccacacacaaaaacagaGAGGAATAGAAGAAAAGCTGTAGATATACAagaaaaaagtacaaaaaaggtaaagttttaaagaaaagttgtcCAGATCTGAATGGAGATGGGACAACCCAGAGCTGCCATTTGACTACAAATTTAAGTTTATTGTCATTATGTGCAAGTCCACCTCTTGCATGCACGGCCCATGCTGCTATAGATGTTTGAACCCTTCGCTGTGCCACCCCAACTGCTCCTCCTGCACTCTCTTTCCCCCAAAGTCATCAGTAAGTGAAAATACAGAGCACACGGAACATAACTGGGGAGAACCTTGCAAAACTACCATTTAACATGAGAGCAATGCCTGAGGCAGACCATTCCACTGTCCTGCCATTACAACACAAGTGTATATTTAATGCAATCAGGTCACATCCAGCTCAACAGATGGAGCTATTGCATTGATAAAATCCTTGAGACAAAACATAAATACTGCTTTATGCAAAGGACAATGCTAAACCCACACCAAACCCTAAAAATGCCCCTGTAAACTAATTGTCTGAACACATTCGTTCTCTTGCAGACAGATTTGTGTAGCGGATGTGCAACTATACTTAGAAAAAAGACTCTGAACATTTTTAAGGTGTCTGATGTGGTATACTGAGCCTCATAATGGGGCTCTTTCAATTGCTAGCATCAGATACAGTACCTGTGACTGGAAAAGTCACATGGCATTGACTGTATGACATTGTCAGCTGACAATTATGATGCTTATGCGAAGAGTAGAATCAAAGCCATTGACTactgggtgaaaaaaaaaaagtacaaaaaccTCCTTGTGAAGCCAGGCGCCCTAGAAACACCTTAGATATGAGTGACAGGAAGGAAaagaaggagaggaagaggactTAAAAAAGAAGATGAGTGTGTGtttttacagagtcacttttcagacaacttttcaaatagttttaaaaaataaattgctaaACGATTGGATCCAACCTCTTTGCTTACTACAGAGGGAAAAATATACTTGAACTACACAGTTTCATGTCAAAACCACTACTCACCACAAATCTTCAGAAAGCCCCAAAGCAACCCACAATTGCAAAGATTAATGCCAGAAAAATAACTAGCTCCTGCACTGGGCTCTGTACCTCCTCATTATATCCATCTGCATCAGATCTAACCAGAATCTTCCCCACTCTGGGGATCTCCACTTCAGAGACCTGTGAGCTAGGCTGGGCAGCAGACTCTGTCCCTTTAGCATCTTGTTGCTGTTCTGACTGAACTGTAAGGGCTGTTTCTCTCAGCTGGGTCTTCGTTGGTTCTGCCTCCTTTGGCTGTGGCAGcagaaagaggagaaagagaataagaaacaaacagaaaaccaaaaccaaagagGAAAGTAGAAAGAGATTGGGTTAaatgcagcagtgctgcagaattataagcaagtgagagagaaagaggtttGTTAACACAGAGATGCAAAAACAGCAGGCTGCCTCAGGGGCAACGTTCCAGAGTTCTCACCTCACACAGAGCAGCCTCTACACCATTCTTCTCATAGGCATCAGCTGTATTTGCAATGGCCTGGGCAGTCTGGTCCTTTGCAATCCTGGCATGTTCGGAGGACAGCGAGCGTATGCTGTGTTCACAGCCTGAGGATTGGTCTGATTGGAAATTCAGAGAGATGTTAACATTCAGTAATGTCACCCGGAAGGTACAAATCCAAATGGAAGACAGGAAAATGGTAAATAGGATGGCTGCATGGTACTTTACCTTAGTATTTACCAGGCACAGTGACCAACGTCCTTCCCATGCAATtccaccttctataacactgGTTGCAGCCTCCTTTGTTACGGAAGCGCCAGCTCAGTTTTCCTCACACACAACTCAACTCTTGGGTAACATTCCagaaaagtcaacatttcaaatGGCAGGTCATTCACTGTAAACTCTATTAAggcgcatctacactacagctgcaaacaagcttcccagcccagggagaCAGATTCgggctagcacactaaaaacagcagtgtggatgttgtggctcgGACAGCAGTTTAGGTTCTCAAGTTTACCTGAACCcctgagcttgggtggctagcgCAAATCTCCGCCAGAGCTGTAACATCTGCCCTGCAATTTTTAGTACACTAGCTCGCACTCCATTAGCATGAATCTGCCTACCTGGGCTGGAAGGTTTGCTCCCagttgcaatgtagacgtaccctaaaagaCCCGATCGAACAAAGCACTTCATCACACAAGTAGtcaaattgaaatcaatggcactactcatgtttaaagttaaacacgtgcttaagcggcgtgggctgagggatgtgcccagtggtttgagcattggcgtgttaaatccagggttgtgagttcaatctttgagggggccacttagggatctggggcaaaatcagtacttggtcctgctagtgaaggcagggggctggactcgatgacctttcaaggtcccttccagttctaggagataggatatctccattaatttaggggggagggatagctcagtggtttgagcattggcctgctaaacccagggttgtgagttcaatccttgaggggaccacttagggatctggggcaaaatcagtacttggtcctgctagtgaaggcagggggctagacttgatgacctttcaaggtcccttccagttctaggagatgagatatctccattatatttttcctgccatgcgggcagcggactggactcgatgacctctcaaggtcccttccagtcctagaatctacgaATCTATGAATTAAGTGCTCTAGCAGATTAGGACCTAAGGTTTTTGTACACAGCTCAACAGACCCTGAGCCCAAGGGCCAGTATGTCACACATTCTGCTGgtcagaaaaataattttgtggcCTCAGAAGACAGAATTTTGGACTACACATGGCAGAAAACCTTATTTGTATCATTTGGTAAATGGTGATGCACAACCCTAGTTTTACATCACATTTGATTCTGGAGTTTGAAATTTAATCCCAAAGGAGACTAATTAATTAACTAACTATCTCCCTGCACTTTCAAGAGGTTCTTCCTCACCTCCTGTCCTAAAACATGAAACGCTGCTGTGTACCATTAAACAGCATGACTGCACTTCAATGGCAATATTACACACAACCACATTTGTGAAGCTCAACGAGACTCACACGAAAAAGGACTGCTGTAATGAGTGGTCTCCCACTCAAGAGGTGAGCACGTCAATGTTCTAcaataaacatacaaaatattaatataattaaatcAAATTGAGATTAGATCATTGCCAGGCACTGAATGTAAAACAGGATATGATCAAACTTGATGGCATGTCTTTAGCTATGCATGATAGAACATTAGCTTTTTCCTACTGATACGATGGGAATTCAGCAACTGAGCTTAGTTGGTAGCTTTTCCCAAGCGTTCAAAATTGTTATGAAAAGCTCCGATAATGGTGAAATTTATTACAGGGAAGTTATTGTAGAGACACGGAACGTGATCTGATAACACACTGATCTTGTGTTACCTTGTCCTGATTCAGAAGTGAAATCCTGAGATTCAGAAGTAGCTGAAGGCTCTATCTGAGGGATCTTGCAGGACTGCTCCTGTTCCCATTCCTCCACCTCCTGTTCAAGCCTCCAGTTGTCTTCTTGTATGTAATTCTGGAGTTCAGGTGGCAGAAGTTCTACTTCTTTCTGAAACTGTCCCGTTTCTGCatcagcagcagcatctggagaAAAGCAAGATTTTTTGTTAGCAATGAAACACGCAGCAGCAAGATAATACTGCCGCAAACGAGGAATATCTAGAAACGTTAAGGAAGATTGATCAAATggattggaaaaataaaaaaggaaacgaATATTTTTTCCTGGAATTTGAATTCAGGATGCTCCATAAACAAGTACAAGAAGATGGTAGATGGTCAGCTCTTTGGGCAAGGggccgtctttttgttctgtgtttatacaaaacctagcacaatggggtcctagtccatgactagtGCTCCTATGCACTATAGTAATCCAAACAATAACTAACCATAGAAAGGTACATTTCTCCATGGCGCACCTGGACTCAGTAAACTCTCTTGAAGTAACGACCAGGGCTGAGAGAGGGCATAGATTTCTCTTTACCAAAGGCTACCACAATGCTACAGATGGGGCTTAAAATGACAATAACCAGAAAACTTGGAGTTCAGCTTAAAACTCCACACTTCAACCACTACATGAAACTGAGGGGTACAAAACTGCAAGGATTCCAGGTAGTGAGTGATTTTACACAGGTACTGAACTATCTAGGCATAATGGGACACTGGTTAATAATGGTATTTCAGCTCTATAGTACCACTTAAGAAAAAATATAATGAGGAGTGTATCTAATACCGAATGATAATGCCCTATCCCAGATTCTTTCCTTTATAAAAATACTTAAAAGTACAAGGGTCTTTAAAAGCACTAAATGTATATGAAGTCTCATTAAAAGCATAGGATGGGTTCAGTTTAGAAACTGAAAAGTCAGAGCACTAGGAAGACAAACAAGAACTTGTTTCAGCTTCCCCATTCCCATTAGCTAGATTCTGCAATGACTATTGCTGTATTGTTTGCTTTTATTATATCAAAATGAGCCATGTACGAAATTATTAGGCTCTTCTAGATGGCCAACAGCTGTACGATGCAAGTAGCTGCTTACACGCTCATGCATTGTAAACACATAATTACAAGGATCAGTTATCATTAGGGATAATTCATCTCAGGCACAGAAGGGATGATACGCTGCATAAGCAACATGCACTGGGTGTGCTGTGTATATTATGCTACCACTATCTATCAGAAGCCAAAACAAAGAGCAGGGTGTGTAAATGGCCAGGCCAAAGTAGGAAACATTCTGTTTGATCTTATAAAGGATTTGCCGACTGCACACGGACACAATGAGAATGCCAGAATACAGGCCAACTGAAATACAAAGACAAATGcaggactggacatttatatggacaaGAAGAATAGTTACAGTTAATGCTAAGaaaaaccctgaagcatgaggttaaGACAATCTCCAACAATTAGGGATTAGGACATCCTCAATTTAATGGGGGACAGATTAGCCCACATATGCCTGCTGCAAggtttctttcaccttcctctgaagcacctggtctGGCGACTGTCAGAAAGACAAGGATACTAGGATAGATGGACAAgggggctgacccagtatggcaatacCTATGAGCCTGCATTAATCAAGCTATATGAAACAATACTTTAGTATCATCCCGAAAGGTCTGAACAAGCGCTCGCCTGGGCTGGTGAATCAATCACAAGACAGGGAGCATCTCATTTTTATCTCACTTCACATATCCATTTTGCTTCCAACTCCCTCTTTGGCCATGGAACCCCCGCTGTCacagcttcccccatccacagaGCAGGGATAACACTTACTAGTGTCCCAGCGGTGTTGAGCAGGTTAATGAGCATTCAATGCTATGAAGGCAACACACACCACACAAGTGACTAAGTACTACCCGCAGCTTCGGTTCTAGTACCTGCAACAAAGTGGGACAGCTTATCATTGATGTACATCAGACAATAGGCACTGGCATTCCTCAGGCCTCCATATGAATCTCTCTCCAGTTCTTCCCAGGATGATTCTGTCACAGAGATGTCATTGTATTTGAGCCAGCTCTTCCGGGGCTGGTCGTATATGTAGGCCCAGTAGTGACCGGCATTTGCTTGGCCCTCATGAACCAGGACAGCATGCAAGCGATAAGGAACCTGAAAATTCACATGGACATGATTTCTGGGCTTATCTTGAATGGATGAAGTAATCGAAAATCTATGA includes these proteins:
- the USP28 gene encoding ubiquitin carboxyl-terminal hydrolase 28 isoform X6, coding for MRWFTKLPPVLTFELSRFEFNQSLGQPEKIHNKLEFPQIIYMDRYLYSSKEIIQKKREETRKLRKQIAVLQQKLERYMKYGSGPSRFPLPDMLQYVLEFASTKLPLVVPSAQDSQMTPAQSPAESCGLNEPLQQNSVLETESTENAEGAASTLINPPSQEELMSKLPQPSCLPAEIPECPAPRVVTEEEMSLVRTCLQRWRSEIEQDIQDLKDCITRINQSIGQMYGDPVLRQVPYRLHAVLVHEGQANAGHYWAYIYDQPRKSWLKYNDISVTESSWEELERDSYGGLRNASAYCLMYINDKLSHFVADAAADAETGQFQKEVELLPPELQNYIQEDNWRLEQEVEEWEQEQSCKIPQIEPSATSESQDFTSESGQDQSSGCEHSIRSLSSEHARIAKDQTAQAIANTADAYEKNGVEAALCEPKEAEPTKTQLRETALTVQSEQQQDAKGTESAAQPSSQVSEVEIPRVGKILVRSDADGYNEEVMLSPAMQGVILAIAKARQTFDRDGSEAGLVKAFHEEYSRLYLLAKETPTPHNDPRLQHVLIYFLRNNAPKQVVERTLLEQFADRNLSYDERSISIMQVARAKLKEIGPDDVNMEEYKKWHEDYSLFRKVSVYLLTGLELYQNRKYQEALTYLVYAYQSNTSLLVKGPNRGVDESLIALYRRKCLLKLNDMAAALFVSRAEADVLEGINILNELIIPCMHLIINNDISKDDLDAIEVMRNRWCSYLGQEDMDANLQMKLGELLPRLLDCSAEVVILKEPPKIRPNSPYDLCSRFAAVMESIHGAAPVTVK